A genomic region of Candidatus Zymogenaceae bacterium contains the following coding sequences:
- a CDS encoding glycosyltransferase family 4 protein, producing MTKRVLIIAYNFPPMGGGGVQRTAKFVKYLPRFGWEPIVLTAADPYYWAVDTSLSSDVPGGTEIERIPARGHIPVASLLPRIIGSKRARTVTRILFFPDEKISWAKKAARRGGRFIRKHPIDAVFSTSPSPSAHLAAERIARRNNIPWIADFRDLWSGDYRNNADPAWIKKRRLKAEGRILWAADHVVCATEGFRETFIERHRLDPARITAVHNGFDPDDFPAPIQRSGASGDGASIVMIHSGSLYGEGLPERFLSGLGRMLSRDPIRSGRFVLRFIGVMDDAIARRIDSILGAAARIDGYLDHADAVEAVRRADIALLAVPHRENASLVVHGKLFEYLASGTPILAAIPEGEAACIVRETGTGAVMTEDDPDAVADMLPDVIDSLADGRNVHPDMNKIEKYNRIHLTGKLARILNDMTESGHA from the coding sequence ATGACAAAGCGGGTTCTCATAATCGCGTACAACTTCCCGCCCATGGGCGGCGGCGGTGTGCAGCGTACAGCGAAATTCGTCAAATACCTCCCCCGCTTCGGGTGGGAGCCGATCGTCCTGACGGCGGCGGACCCATACTACTGGGCGGTCGACACCTCCCTCAGCTCCGACGTTCCGGGGGGCACCGAGATCGAGAGAATTCCCGCGCGCGGACATATTCCCGTCGCTTCGCTGCTTCCAAGGATCATCGGATCGAAACGCGCACGGACGGTCACGCGCATCCTGTTCTTCCCGGACGAAAAAATCTCCTGGGCCAAAAAAGCCGCCCGACGGGGAGGTCGATTCATCAGAAAGCACCCCATAGACGCGGTCTTCTCCACGTCGCCTTCGCCGTCCGCGCACCTTGCGGCAGAGAGAATCGCCCGGCGAAACAATATCCCCTGGATCGCCGATTTCCGCGACCTCTGGTCGGGGGATTACCGCAACAACGCCGATCCCGCATGGATAAAAAAGAGGCGCCTGAAGGCCGAGGGGCGCATCCTTTGGGCCGCCGATCACGTCGTATGCGCCACCGAGGGCTTTCGTGAGACCTTCATCGAGAGACACCGTCTTGACCCCGCCAGAATAACCGCCGTACACAACGGATTCGATCCCGACGACTTTCCCGCACCCATCCAGAGGTCCGGCGCATCGGGCGACGGCGCCTCCATCGTCATGATTCACTCGGGATCGCTCTACGGGGAGGGGCTGCCCGAGCGATTCCTCTCAGGTCTTGGGCGCATGCTCTCGCGGGATCCGATCCGATCGGGGCGCTTCGTCCTTCGATTCATCGGAGTGATGGACGACGCCATTGCCCGACGGATCGATTCCATCCTGGGGGCGGCCGCACGCATCGACGGCTACCTCGATCACGCCGACGCTGTAGAGGCGGTGCGCAGGGCGGACATCGCACTCTTGGCCGTTCCCCACCGGGAGAACGCGTCACTGGTGGTCCACGGCAAGCTCTTCGAGTACCTGGCGTCCGGCACTCCCATCCTGGCGGCGATTCCCGAGGGCGAGGCCGCCTGCATCGTCAGGGAGACAGGCACCGGCGCCGTCATGACCGAGGACGACCCGGATGCCGTCGCGGACATGCTCCCCGATGTGATAGACTCGCTTGCGGACGGTCGGAACGTTCACCCCGATATGAACAAGATCGAAAAATACAATAGGATTCACCTGACGGGAAAACTGGCCCGCATACTGAACGATATGACGGAATCCGGCCATGCATGA
- a CDS encoding PIG-L family deacetylase: protein MDIDILAVGAHPDDIEFGCGATLAKYARKGCGIYLMVMTQGEKGGDPKERHNEQKDAQRLLWAKEIFWGGFKDTVLPSQNELIQSVEEVITRVSPRMMFVNYFEDTHQDHRELSKAVNSAARHISNLLYYEGPTTQNFTPTVFVDIEKFLDTKLQALMAHRTQIMKTNIEGLSILEIARSLANYRGIQSRLKHAEAFMPQRLIINL from the coding sequence ATGGACATAGACATTCTGGCGGTCGGGGCGCACCCCGATGACATCGAATTCGGCTGCGGGGCCACGCTGGCCAAATACGCCCGGAAGGGATGCGGTATCTATCTGATGGTCATGACACAGGGTGAAAAGGGCGGAGACCCAAAAGAGCGGCACAACGAACAGAAAGACGCCCAGCGGCTCTTATGGGCGAAGGAAATTTTCTGGGGCGGATTCAAGGATACCGTTCTCCCCTCCCAGAACGAGCTGATTCAATCTGTGGAGGAGGTCATCACAAGGGTCTCGCCCCGGATGATGTTCGTAAACTATTTTGAAGACACTCATCAGGACCACCGAGAGCTTTCCAAGGCGGTCAATTCCGCCGCGCGGCACATCAGTAATCTCCTCTACTACGAGGGTCCCACTACCCAGAATTTCACACCGACGGTATTTGTGGACATCGAAAAGTTTCTGGATACGAAGCTGCAGGCGCTGATGGCACATCGGACCCAGATCATGAAGACCAATATCGAGGGGCTGTCCATCCTTGAGATCGCCCGCTCGCTGGCGAATTACCGCGGTATACAGTCGCGGCTGAAACACGCCGAGGCGTTTATGCCCCAGCGGCTCATCATCAACCTCTAA
- a CDS encoding glycosyltransferase family 4 protein gives MNTAALTKKNHTGGIFYTCYEDLRAEAAWTVHIREVVDEWIKKGEDVTLFIPKTYPFTRPPRCRIVCVPTIDIRFIREYLYLFLLPLYVLGHGIKRRPRAVYSREMALMSGVALACALLGIPLIMEINGSMLLEHAMGGTSRVKIIILRALQHFNLRVVKHLVFVNAELVDMFQKTYRLKDKSIHVVTNGVNTELFSPKDRTTAIEGLGLNPHTQYITFVGSFYPHSHTPLIIHAASLVIQSHPNAVFLMVGDGEERKLCETIAASLSIQDRVVFCGMRPHGDIPAFINASSILVYLIAGYSSGASLKMLEYLSSGGVVVSNCSDIHGKALVDGTHYYRIADVSLDSLAEAIKTLLVDTESAETIRRNAREFILRHFSWEKTAGRLIDIIDTTNGRKRNGS, from the coding sequence ATGAATACCGCAGCGCTCACAAAAAAGAATCACACAGGCGGTATCTTTTACACCTGCTATGAAGACCTGCGGGCCGAGGCGGCATGGACGGTGCACATCCGGGAGGTGGTCGATGAGTGGATAAAAAAGGGAGAGGACGTGACGCTCTTCATCCCGAAGACATACCCCTTCACCCGCCCCCCCCGGTGCCGGATCGTCTGTGTCCCGACCATAGACATCCGCTTCATCCGGGAGTATCTGTATCTCTTCCTCCTCCCTTTGTACGTGTTGGGTCACGGGATCAAAAGAAGACCACGGGCGGTCTATTCCCGGGAAATGGCCCTCATGTCCGGCGTCGCCCTGGCGTGCGCCCTCCTCGGCATACCGCTCATCATGGAAATCAACGGCTCAATGCTGCTGGAACACGCCATGGGGGGGACGTCCCGGGTGAAAATTATCATACTGCGGGCACTGCAACATTTCAACCTCCGTGTCGTCAAACATCTCGTCTTCGTGAACGCTGAGCTCGTGGATATGTTTCAAAAGACCTATCGGCTGAAAGACAAATCCATTCACGTCGTCACAAACGGCGTCAATACGGAGCTTTTTTCCCCGAAAGACCGAACGACGGCGATCGAAGGGCTGGGACTGAATCCACACACGCAATACATCACCTTCGTGGGCTCATTTTACCCCCATTCCCACACCCCCCTGATCATCCACGCCGCATCCCTGGTCATACAAAGCCATCCAAACGCGGTATTCCTCATGGTGGGAGACGGCGAAGAGAGAAAACTGTGCGAAACGATCGCCGCCTCGCTGTCCATACAGGACCGGGTGGTCTTTTGCGGCATGAGACCCCACGGAGACATCCCCGCCTTCATCAACGCATCCTCCATTCTCGTATACTTGATCGCGGGGTACTCATCCGGGGCAAGCCTGAAAATGCTGGAGTATCTCTCGTCCGGGGGCGTCGTGGTGAGCAACTGCAGTGATATACACGGCAAGGCACTGGTAGATGGAACACATTACTACCGTATTGCAGACGTGTCGCTGGATTCCCTTGCGGAGGCGATTAAAACGTTACTTGTGGATACGGAATCGGCCGAAACGATACGAAGGAACGCCCGGGAATTCATCCTCCGGCATTTCAGCTGGGAAAAAACCGCCGGCCGCCTGATCGACATCATCGATACGACGAACGGCCGAAAACGGAATGGTTCATAA
- a CDS encoding radical SAM protein — protein sequence MIPMRNLRRNIKKAREFPAYAVRSALMRARGSLSYRLGRGWSAPPETVSLLLTYACNLRCAMCGQWGEGGSSVYYTQEMLSRRLTLSDIEAVATDLSHGKTLRPVVTLFGGEPLLYPDIIGAVSLIKRAGLRVNIITNGTLLSRHAKEIVSADLDEIIFSLDGPPPIHDRVRGRVGVFEEARKGFLLLAEEKKRAGKKHPVVNVNSTIFDFNYQHLKETYETARALGAREVTFHHLIFISKEMYDRHNRMMTDHFDTESTDWAGFINDGLPDIDPALLTEKIQEVTALGASVYPNLTREEIIRYYTAFPFDPRSYSGRCKSPWMTAYIFPDKSVRPCLSMNASMGSLDTDSFYTIWNNDRYQRYRQAIKRHGRFPACDRCTELFRF from the coding sequence ATGATTCCCATGCGAAACCTGAGACGCAACATCAAAAAGGCGCGGGAATTCCCCGCCTACGCCGTCCGGTCCGCCCTGATGCGGGCCCGGGGATCTCTCTCCTACCGCCTGGGGAGGGGATGGAGCGCCCCCCCGGAGACGGTCTCCCTGCTCCTCACCTATGCGTGCAACCTCAGGTGCGCTATGTGCGGCCAGTGGGGGGAGGGAGGATCGTCCGTCTATTACACCCAGGAGATGCTCTCCCGGAGGCTCACGCTTTCCGACATCGAGGCGGTCGCCACGGACCTTTCACACGGAAAGACGCTCCGCCCCGTCGTGACCCTCTTCGGGGGCGAGCCGCTTCTGTATCCCGACATCATCGGCGCCGTCTCCCTGATCAAGCGGGCGGGGCTGAGGGTCAACATCATCACCAACGGGACGCTGCTCTCCCGACACGCGAAGGAGATCGTTTCGGCGGATCTCGACGAGATCATCTTCTCCCTGGACGGGCCCCCTCCCATCCATGACCGGGTGCGGGGGAGGGTCGGCGTATTCGAAGAGGCGCGCAAGGGCTTTCTGCTCCTTGCCGAAGAAAAGAAAAGGGCCGGCAAAAAACATCCCGTCGTCAATGTCAACAGCACCATCTTCGATTTCAACTATCAACACCTGAAAGAGACCTACGAGACGGCCCGGGCCCTCGGCGCCCGGGAGGTCACGTTTCATCACCTCATCTTCATCAGCAAGGAGATGTACGACCGGCACAACCGGATGATGACCGACCACTTCGACACGGAAAGCACCGACTGGGCCGGATTCATCAACGACGGTCTGCCCGACATCGATCCCGCACTTCTCACCGAGAAGATACAGGAGGTAACCGCCCTCGGCGCGTCGGTCTATCCGAACCTGACCCGGGAGGAGATCATCCGCTACTACACCGCATTCCCCTTCGATCCCCGGAGCTACTCGGGACGATGCAAGAGCCCCTGGATGACCGCGTATATCTTTCCGGATAAAAGCGTCAGGCCCTGTCTCTCCATGAACGCATCGATGGGATCGCTGGATACCGATTCCTTTTATACCATATGGAACAACGACCGATACCAACGGTATCGACAGGCGATCAAACGTCACGGGCGGTTTCCGGCCTGTGATCGCTGTACAGAACTCTTTCGATTCTGA
- a CDS encoding glycosyltransferase family 4 protein, translating to MTTPEGRQTQLKVLHIITRMEEGGAPRVLLALLDGLDPETFIQEVATGKAPQAWDITGELKKRGVPYHTVSSMVRRPAPIQDTAALLSLWSLMRRGAYDIIHTHTSKGGFLGRLAAKAAGHARTIYAPHGTVFTGYFPAWQTRMFILAEKLAAGWCERIITLSHAEVREFLERGIGEEARFRVVPNGIDIEKLIAQRDREGVRAALGWSERDLVIVSVGRLEPVKGHLTLLTAAPRIIESVSGSPADAVVRFLIVGDGTMKERLALEAERLGISDRVHFTGHRYDAGALLSAGDLFAMPSLNEGMGLAVVEAMACGLPVAASRVGGIPEVVEDGVTGVLVPPNDADALAAACSGLLLDPAARERMGAEGERRARARYDIYTMIQNTAAVYRELMEGAS from the coding sequence ATGACGACACCCGAGGGGAGACAGACACAGCTGAAGGTTCTTCATATCATCACCCGCATGGAGGAGGGGGGAGCCCCCCGGGTGCTGCTCGCCCTCCTTGACGGACTGGACCCCGAGACCTTCATCCAGGAAGTCGCCACGGGAAAGGCACCACAGGCGTGGGACATCACGGGTGAGCTGAAAAAGCGCGGCGTCCCGTACCATACGGTTTCGTCTATGGTACGCCGTCCGGCCCCCATTCAAGACACCGCCGCACTCTTGTCTCTGTGGTCGCTGATGCGCCGGGGTGCGTATGACATCATCCACACCCATACATCGAAGGGAGGGTTTCTGGGGAGGCTCGCGGCAAAGGCCGCGGGGCACGCGCGTACGATATACGCGCCCCACGGCACGGTATTTACGGGTTACTTCCCGGCCTGGCAGACCCGGATGTTCATCCTGGCGGAAAAATTGGCCGCCGGCTGGTGTGAGCGTATTATCACTCTCTCTCATGCCGAGGTCCGGGAATTCCTGGAGCGGGGCATCGGGGAGGAAGCCCGGTTTCGGGTCGTCCCCAACGGCATCGATATCGAAAAGCTCATCGCGCAACGGGACCGTGAAGGCGTCCGGGCGGCCCTGGGATGGTCCGAGAGGGACCTGGTGATTGTGAGCGTCGGGCGCCTGGAGCCGGTCAAGGGGCATCTCACGCTCCTCACCGCGGCGCCTCGGATCATAGAGAGCGTCTCCGGGTCCCCGGCGGACGCCGTCGTGCGCTTTTTGATCGTGGGCGACGGGACGATGAAGGAGCGTCTCGCCCTGGAGGCGGAGCGATTGGGGATTTCGGATCGCGTCCATTTCACGGGCCACAGATACGACGCGGGCGCACTGCTCTCTGCGGGGGATCTCTTCGCGATGCCGTCTCTGAACGAGGGGATGGGCCTTGCCGTCGTGGAGGCGATGGCATGCGGGCTTCCGGTGGCGGCGAGCCGCGTGGGCGGCATCCCGGAGGTGGTGGAGGACGGGGTCACGGGCGTCCTGGTTCCCCCCAACGACGCCGACGCCCTGGCGGCGGCGTGCTCCGGCCTTTTGCTCGACCCCGCCGCCCGAGAGCGTATGGGAGCAGAGGGGGAACGACGGGCCCGTGCCCGCTATGATATATACACAATGATACAAAACACCGCCGCCGTGTATCGGGAGCTGATGGAGGGGGCTTCATGA
- a CDS encoding glycosyltransferase family 4 protein — protein sequence MHETENITVAYILESISPGWLSYEIDALRDSGCRIEIYPTNPARYQEFRGLEFPARASTARDITNLASLAIRKPMETPRRLAALRRRVGWRIAASTLSLARRIERTTPFRPGLLHAHFASGPALSALTASHNTTIPFGFTAHAYDIFKEPIDWDLMREKCRAAAFVRCISAFNKAHLMQKTGVSEDRFIVIPCGVDTERFHPNEGEQNKPHGKRTILTAGGLVAPKGIPRLLEAMSDVRLRNMGCRLVIAGDGPEKERLKQLAAKLDIDAEFLGGVANESMPRLYREADLFVIPCVTAADGHHDGIPVALMEAMASGIPVVSSDISGIPELIEDDVSGLLTPEDAIKPLVEAIFRVLTDEDLSVRLARAGRERVRDRFDIRDIARRLEGLFLTHAERDGR from the coding sequence ATGCATGAAACCGAGAACATCACCGTGGCGTATATCCTGGAATCGATCAGTCCGGGCTGGCTGTCCTACGAGATCGACGCCCTGAGAGACTCGGGATGCAGAATTGAAATATACCCGACGAATCCGGCCCGCTACCAAGAGTTTCGGGGACTCGAATTTCCGGCCCGTGCATCCACCGCCCGTGATATAACAAATCTCGCCTCCCTCGCAATCCGAAAACCGATGGAGACGCCACGACGGCTGGCGGCTCTCAGGCGGCGCGTCGGGTGGCGCATCGCCGCCTCCACCTTGTCCCTTGCCCGCCGCATCGAACGAACCACACCATTCCGCCCCGGTCTGTTACACGCGCACTTCGCGTCGGGCCCGGCCCTGTCTGCCCTGACCGCATCACATAACACCACGATCCCCTTCGGATTCACCGCCCACGCTTACGATATCTTCAAGGAACCGATAGACTGGGACCTGATGAGGGAAAAGTGCCGGGCGGCGGCCTTCGTCCGGTGCATCTCGGCGTTCAATAAAGCACACCTGATGCAAAAGACCGGCGTGTCGGAGGATCGATTCATCGTCATCCCGTGCGGCGTGGACACCGAGCGGTTCCATCCAAACGAAGGGGAACAAAACAAACCACACGGAAAAAGGACCATCCTGACCGCCGGGGGGCTGGTGGCCCCCAAGGGCATCCCCCGTCTCCTGGAGGCGATGAGTGATGTGCGCCTCAGAAACATGGGATGTCGGCTGGTGATCGCCGGAGACGGCCCCGAAAAAGAAAGGCTGAAACAACTGGCGGCGAAGCTGGATATAGACGCCGAATTTCTCGGCGGTGTCGCCAACGAATCGATGCCCCGGCTCTACCGTGAGGCGGACCTGTTCGTCATCCCCTGTGTCACAGCGGCTGACGGCCATCACGACGGCATCCCGGTGGCGCTGATGGAGGCGATGGCGTCGGGGATTCCGGTCGTCTCCAGCGATATTTCCGGGATACCGGAGCTGATCGAAGACGACGTCAGCGGACTGTTGACGCCGGAGGATGCGATCAAGCCGCTGGTTGAGGCGATATTCCGGGTGCTGACGGACGAGGACCTTTCCGTTCGACTCGCCCGGGCCGGCCGCGAACGGGTGCGCGACCGATTCGATATCCGGGATATCGCCCGGAGGCTCGAAGGCCTCTTCCTGACACACGCCGAAAGGGACGGCCGATGA
- a CDS encoding DegT/DnrJ/EryC1/StrS family aminotransferase codes for MQDVIPHSRPTIDTSDIDAVAGAVGSEMLVDGPYAKEFSAVLAKRLGTPDAVPVSSGTAALHLALCAAGISPDDEVILPAYVCVSPLLAVRYTGARPILCDVDPASCLMTADHIRSVITKRTKAVIAVHLFGRTAPMDDIMALAKEHNLFVVEDCAQAVGAEYRGNPAGSFGDAAVFSFYATKVITSGQGGMLTSPKPEITETARDLIRYDQRDDVVLRYNYRMSDIQAALGLSQLSRLDRFLDRRQEIAEIYREACETSGIEPPPERPEREDIHYRFVIRTGGVTPSVVINRFNDLGIHAERPVYAPLFHYTKSTPLPGAFYAFERYISIPIYPSLSDDSIARITGALNQCIVEES; via the coding sequence ATGCAGGATGTGATACCCCATTCACGGCCCACGATAGACACATCGGACATCGATGCTGTGGCCGGTGCCGTCGGGTCGGAAATGCTGGTGGACGGCCCGTATGCAAAAGAATTCTCGGCGGTGCTCGCCAAAAGACTGGGGACCCCGGACGCCGTGCCCGTCTCTTCGGGAACCGCGGCGCTTCACCTCGCCCTGTGCGCCGCGGGAATCTCCCCCGATGATGAGGTGATCCTGCCCGCCTACGTCTGCGTCTCGCCGCTCTTGGCGGTGAGATACACCGGCGCAAGACCTATCCTGTGCGACGTGGACCCCGCATCCTGTCTGATGACGGCGGACCATATCCGCTCCGTCATCACGAAGCGAACAAAAGCCGTCATCGCGGTACACCTGTTCGGCCGCACCGCCCCCATGGACGACATCATGGCCTTGGCGAAAGAGCACAATCTTTTCGTCGTGGAGGACTGCGCCCAGGCCGTCGGCGCCGAGTATCGAGGAAACCCCGCCGGATCTTTCGGTGACGCGGCCGTCTTCTCATTCTACGCCACGAAGGTGATCACGTCCGGCCAGGGCGGCATGCTGACGTCCCCGAAGCCGGAGATCACGGAAACCGCCCGGGACCTGATCCGCTATGATCAACGTGACGACGTGGTGCTCAGGTACAACTACCGGATGAGCGATATCCAGGCCGCCCTGGGTCTCTCCCAGCTTTCCCGGCTCGATCGCTTTCTCGACCGACGTCAAGAGATCGCGGAAATCTACCGGGAGGCGTGCGAGACATCTGGCATTGAGCCGCCCCCCGAGAGACCGGAACGGGAGGACATCCACTACAGGTTCGTCATCCGGACGGGAGGGGTCACACCGAGCGTCGTCATCAATCGTTTCAACGATCTCGGCATACACGCCGAACGCCCCGTATACGCGCCTCTCTTTCACTACACCAAAAGCACACCGCTCCCCGGCGCATTCTACGCGTTTGAACGGTATATTTCCATACCCATATACCCGTCACTTTCGGATGATTCCATTGCGAGAATCACCGGAGCCTTGAATCAGTGCATTGTGGAGGAATCATGA
- a CDS encoding WbqC family protein, translating into MIVAIHQPQYLPWLGYFHKMHQADAFVFLDTVQFKKNEYQNRNRIKGPQGPQWLTVPVLQRLGQDIRDVRINTTVNWQKKHIAALGSCYGRAPHYGAYRDALQDLLDRPWELLSPLNIEVTKLIASSLGIDTQLYLASEMDGVSDDRDRRLIEITQRLGGDMYLAGVGGRDYMNLATWEKAGIDVLFQQFEHPVYPQIFDGFTSHLSAVDLLFNTGGEAMGYLDGSL; encoded by the coding sequence ATGATCGTCGCGATTCATCAGCCCCAGTACCTGCCCTGGCTCGGATACTTTCACAAGATGCACCAGGCGGACGCTTTCGTCTTCTTGGACACGGTACAGTTCAAGAAAAACGAATACCAGAACCGGAACCGGATAAAGGGACCGCAGGGCCCCCAGTGGCTGACGGTGCCGGTGCTTCAGAGGCTCGGCCAGGACATCAGGGACGTGCGTATCAACACAACGGTCAACTGGCAGAAAAAACATATCGCGGCGCTCGGCTCCTGTTACGGCAGGGCGCCCCATTACGGCGCCTACCGGGACGCCCTCCAAGACCTTCTCGATAGACCATGGGAGCTGCTCTCTCCCTTGAACATCGAGGTGACGAAGCTCATTGCGTCCTCCCTCGGCATCGACACGCAGCTCTACCTGGCGTCGGAGATGGACGGCGTCAGCGACGATCGGGACCGTCGCCTCATCGAGATCACACAGAGGCTGGGCGGCGACATGTATCTCGCCGGTGTCGGGGGGAGGGATTACATGAACCTGGCGACCTGGGAAAAGGCGGGGATAGACGTGCTCTTCCAACAATTCGAGCATCCCGTATATCCCCAAATCTTTGACGGATTTACGTCTCATCTCTCCGCCGTTGATCTCTTGTTCAACACGGGCGGGGAGGCGATGGGATATCTTGACGGCTCTCTGTGA
- a CDS encoding DegT/DnrJ/EryC1/StrS family aminotransferase — MKRIPTNSFYQSPRGLITALRGSGPDDMARFEDAFAAATGSTRAFLVGSGTTALFVILKALSRLIPERSTVILPAYTVPTLTLAIQRAGLTTNLCDVDPATFNLDPDRLGDVAGSDTLAVMPVHMFGFPMDLQPIKKLAKELGFFVIEDAAQAPGASIGGRPVGGLSEAGLFSLCKGKIISTFRGGVATVSDSAIADVVAAEVAAVRRQTLAQNARIWGTLALMSGAVRPEIYGPLYRLIAPFKSTTLHDHFEPTGGSPLIARLGMEQLASLEDQVAARRKNGDTLHRELSGLPGVTLPRIQKTALPSYNHLPIVVDEPGLLVRIRRTLFDRGVDTARMYLKPIHRIYDLGYPEKSDPFPFASRVARGLMVLPTHPGVREEDLETMIQTIRSIAG; from the coding sequence ATGAAGCGGATACCGACAAACTCCTTTTACCAATCCCCACGGGGGCTTATCACGGCGCTGAGGGGATCCGGTCCCGATGACATGGCGCGCTTCGAGGACGCGTTCGCCGCGGCCACGGGCAGCACAAGGGCCTTTTTGGTCGGCTCCGGCACCACGGCGCTCTTCGTGATCCTGAAGGCGCTCTCCCGATTGATTCCGGAGAGATCCACGGTCATCCTGCCGGCATATACCGTGCCCACCCTGACCCTGGCAATACAGCGGGCGGGGCTCACCACAAACTTGTGTGATGTGGACCCCGCCACCTTCAACTTGGACCCGGATCGTCTTGGGGACGTCGCCGGTTCCGATACCCTGGCGGTCATGCCGGTGCACATGTTCGGCTTCCCGATGGATCTACAGCCCATTAAGAAGCTGGCAAAAGAGCTCGGCTTTTTCGTCATCGAGGACGCGGCGCAGGCGCCGGGGGCGTCTATCGGCGGGCGGCCCGTGGGCGGGCTCAGTGAAGCCGGACTCTTTTCCCTGTGCAAGGGGAAGATCATCTCGACCTTTCGGGGAGGGGTGGCGACGGTGTCCGACTCCGCAATCGCCGACGTCGTGGCCGCCGAGGTCGCCGCTGTCCGGCGTCAGACCCTCGCCCAAAACGCGAGGATCTGGGGCACCCTGGCGCTGATGTCGGGGGCCGTCAGGCCGGAGATATACGGCCCGCTGTACCGCCTGATCGCCCCGTTCAAGTCCACCACCCTGCATGACCATTTCGAGCCGACCGGGGGATCGCCCCTGATCGCCCGACTGGGGATGGAGCAGCTCGCGTCTCTGGAGGACCAGGTGGCGGCCCGGAGAAAAAACGGGGATACCCTCCACCGGGAGCTCTCCGGACTTCCGGGGGTGACGCTCCCCCGGATCCAAAAGACCGCCCTTCCCTCGTACAATCATCTCCCCATCGTGGTGGATGAACCGGGGCTGTTGGTTCGGATTCGGAGAACGCTGTTCGACCGGGGCGTCGACACGGCCCGGATGTACCTCAAGCCGATTCATCGGATATACGACCTGGGCTATCCCGAAAAGAGCGACCCCTTTCCTTTCGCAAGCCGTGTCGCCCGCGGCCTGATGGTGCTGCCGACCCACCCGGGGGTCAGGGAGGAAGACCTCGAGACCATGATACAGACCATCCGAAGCATAGCGGGGTGA